ACAGCCTGCGGCGCGGCGAAACGGCGCCGCCGGAGTGGGCGTCGTCGTTCGACGCCGCCGCGGCGCGCGCGGCGGAGGACCGCGACCTCGATTTCCTCGAGGGCGCGCTCGCCGGCGAGGCGGGGCGGACGGCGCATCCGACGCCCGACCACTACCTGCCGCTGCTCTACGTCGTCGGCGCCGCGGCGGACGGCGAGCGCCCGACGTGGCCGATCGTCGGCTTCGACATGTCGTCCCTCTCGATGCGCGCCGCGCTCTTCGGCTGAGGCGCGCCGCGCCGGACCGCGGGGAACGGAACGATGGCCTTGGGTTCGTTCGTCGATCAGCTCGGCCGCGCGGTCGCGCTCGACGCGCCGGCGCGGCGCGTCGTCTCGCTCGTTCCCTCGCACACCGAGCTGCTCGCGGAACTCGGCCTCGACGCGGAGGTCGTGGGGATCACCGACTACTGCGTCCGCCCGGCCGATTGGCGCGGGCGCAAGGCGCGCGTCGGCGGGCCGAAGCGGATCGACGCGGCGCGGATCGACGCGCTCGCCCCGGACCTCGTTCTCGCCGACAAGGAGGAGAACGACCGCGCGCAGGTCGAGGCGCTCGCGCGGCGCCGCGCGGTCTGGACGAGCGACGTGCGCTCGCTCGACGACGCGCTGGCGATGATCGGGCTGCTCGGCCCGCTCGTCGGCCGCGCGGCGCGGGCCGACGCGCTGGCGGCGGAGATCGCCGCCCGCTTCGCGGCGCTCGCCGCGCGCCGCGCCTCGCGGGACGCCCGGCCGCGCCGGACCGCCTACCTCGTCTGGCGCGGGCCGCTGATGGCCGCGGCGGCGGGGACGTTCATCGACGCCATGCTGCGCGCCTGCGGCCTCGTCAACGTCTT
The bacterium genome window above contains:
- a CDS encoding 4,5-DOPA dioxygenase extradiol (seems to be involved in biofilm formation; in asymptomatic bacteriuria E. coli strains 83972 and VR50, the ygiD gene is upregulated during biofilm formation in urine), with amino-acid sequence SLRRGETAPPEWASSFDAAAARAAEDRDLDFLEGALAGEAGRTAHPTPDHYLPLLYVVGAAADGERPTWPIVGFDMSSLSMRAALFG
- a CDS encoding helical backbone metal receptor, whose translation is MALGSFVDQLGRAVALDAPARRVVSLVPSHTELLAELGLDAEVVGITDYCVRPADWRGRKARVGGPKRIDAARIDALAPDLVLADKEENDRAQVEALARRRAVWTSDVRSLDDALAMIGLLGPLVGRAARADALAAEIAARFAALAARRASRDARPRRTAYLVWRGPLMAAAAGTFIDAMLRACGLVNVFDAARGRYPAIAPEELRAAAPEVILLPSEPYPFAEADAAEFRALCPGAATLAVDGEMFCWPGARLLRAPAYFEDLLAAL